One genomic window of Medicago truncatula cultivar Jemalong A17 chromosome 1, MtrunA17r5.0-ANR, whole genome shotgun sequence includes the following:
- the LOC11428141 gene encoding deubiquitinase DESI2 has protein sequence MAKVTLHVYDLTNGSEKTNNTVVHINKIFKNGIGLGGIFHGAVQVYGDDEWSFGSCEEGTGVFSCPSRKNARYTYRQSLVLGKTNYNIFMVNQILRELSKEWPGNSYDLFSKNCNHFCDEFCARLGVPNPPGWVNRFANVGDITMEVAGCTASRFRQAKTEIVSASKSACRFLFCVTNNVKTDMDDSPRGESLGVQAVWMKKVITNGVKPSTSTSSEAGTSSEIEPQQQI, from the exons ATGGCAAAAGTGACACTTCACGTGTATGACTTGACCAATGGTTCGGAGAAGACGAACAACACCGTTGTTCACATCAACAAGATCTTCAAGAATGGTATTGGTCTCGGTGGTATATTCCACGGCGCAGTTCAG GTTTATGGAGATGATGAATGGTCATTTGGATCCTGTGAGGAGGGTACTGGAGTTTTTAGTTGTCCTTCAAGGAAAAATGCAAGGTATACATATCGACAATCCCTTGTTCTAGGGAAAACAAACTACAATATTTTCATGGTAAATCAAATATTAAGGGAGCTTAGTAAAGAGTGGCCTGGAAATTCTTATGATCTCTTCTCCAAAAATTGCAATCACTTCTGTGATGAATTTTGTGCAAGACTAGGTGTGCCAAACCCTCCAG GTTGGGTTAACAGGTTTGCTAATGTTGGTGATATTACTATGGAAGTGGCTGGATGCACAGCATCACGATTCCGGCAAGCGAAAACAGAGATTGTATCAGCAAGCAAATCAGCATGTCGATTCCTTTTTTGTGTTACAAATAATGTTAAAACTGATATGGATGATTCCCCTAGAGGAGAATCTCTTGGTGTTCAAGCTGTTTGGATGAAAAAGGTTATTACCAATGGTGTAAAACCGTCTACTTCTACTAGTTCAGAAGCTGGGACT
- the LOC11428142 gene encoding probable receptor-like protein kinase At5g24010, with protein sequence MSHMSFPHKLQQLKRPNPSFMETQNLILFILLFFLPCSFSFVPIDNYLINCGSHSNASLFNRLFMSDSTNPGSNFLSSDDSISLTNKNPSPNLQTLYHTARVFITTGRYRFNMKKNGTHLIRFHFFPFKDQSFDLKSAKFSVLVNGISILSQFKPPDDVMVKEFILKIESNLLQVLFRPFKSGFGYVNAVEVFTAPEDFVIDYGTRLVGPSGVEEYRNLSSQVLETVHRINVGGMKITPFNDTLWRTWIPDEDYLVFKEAAKHAVSTHTPDYQKGGATPEIAPENVYMTAQQMNRENSSLASRFNITWNFPVARDGVSHLIRLHFCDIVSTSLNLLYFDVYINGYIAYKDLDLSALTFHTLASPVYVDFVANSDDSSVIQISVGPSDLSSSIRINAILNGAEIMKMVNDVDNTNIFHRRKHLWELIGSIAGGIVIAFFVVTIFLLATRCRKRKSKESTVESVGWTPLRMFGGSSLSRTSEHGSYGYLGMKIPFAEIQSATNNFDRNLIIGSGGFGMVYKGVLRDNVKVAVKRGMPGSRQGLPEFHTEITILSKIRHRHLVSLVGFCEENSEMILVYEYVEKGPLKKHLYGSSRQSPLSWKQRLEICIGSARGLHYLHTGFAQGIIHRDIKSTNILIDEDNVAKVADFGLSRSGPSLDETHVSTGVKGSFGYLDPEYYRRQQLTDKSDVYSFGVVLFEVLCGRPAVDPQLTREQVNLAEWAIEWLQKGMLDHIVDPHLVGDIKPRSLKKFGETAEKCLAEYGVDRPTMGDVLWNLEYALQLQESDRSASEAVNETTTIVPENSTSRIERNYDNDYSDISTSRVFSQLMNNDGR encoded by the coding sequence ATGAGTCACATGAGTTTTCCTCACAAACTTCAACAACTCAAAAGACCAAACCCTTCTTTCATGGAGACACAAAACCTTATCCTTTTCATCCTTCTCTTCTTTCTACCTTGTTCATTTTCCTTTGTTCCTATAGACAACTACTTAATTAACTGTGGATCACACAGCAATGCTTCTCTTTTCAATAGACTCTTCATGAGTGATTCAACTAATCCAGGCTCAAATTTTCTCTCTTCTGATGATTCCATTTCTCTCACAAACAAAAACCCATCTCCAAATTTACAAACTTTGTATCACACAGCAAGAGTTTTCATTACCACTGGGAGATACAGGTTCAACATGAAGAAAAATGGTACCCATTTGATTCGTTTTCATTTCTTTCCATTTAAAGATCAAAGTTTTGACTTGAAATCTGCAAAATTTAGTGTCTTGGTTAATGGAATTTCAATTCTAAGTCAATTTAAGCCTCCTGATGAtgtgatggttaaagagtttaTTTTGAAGATTGAATCAAATTTGCTTCAAGTTTTGTTTAGACCCTTTAAATCAGGTTTTGGATATGTAAATGCTGTGGAAGTGTTTACTGCTCCTGAAGATTTTGTTATAGATTATGGAACAAGGTTGGTTGGTCCTTCTGGTGTGGAAGAGTATAGAAATCTTTCATCTCAGGTTTTGGAAACTGTTCATAGGATTAATGTAGGAGGTATGAAAATAACTCCTTTTAATGACACCCTTTGGAGAACTTGGATTCCTGATGAGGATTATTTGGTTTTTAAGGAAGCAGCTAAACATGCAGTAAGCACTCATACACCTGATTACCAGAAGGGAGGTGCTACTCCAGAGATCGCGCCTGAAAATGTTTACATGACTGCTCAACAGATGAATAGGGAAAACTCAAGTTTAGCTTCAAGGTTTAATATAACATGGAATTTTCCTGTGGCTCGTGATGGCGTTTCACATTTGATTCGGTTGCATTTTTGTGATATTGTTAGTACTTCGCTCAACTTGCTTTACTTTGATGTGTATATCAATGGTTACATTGCATATAAGGATCTTGATTTGTCAGCACTAACATTCCACACTCTTGCATCACCGGTCTATGTGGATTTTGTTGCTAATTCAGACGATTCAAGTGTTATTCAAATAAGTGTTGGTCCTTCTGACCTGAGTAGTTCTATTAGGATTAATGCCATATTGAATGGTGCAGAGATAATGAAGATGGTCAACGATGTTGATAATACTAATATTTTCCACAGGAGGAAGCATTTATGGGAGTTGATAGGTTCAATTGCTGGAGGAATTGTCATCGCATTTTTTGTTGTGACTATTTTTCTACTTGCTACCAGATGCAGGAAGAGAAAATCAAAAGAAAGTACAGTGGAAAGTGTTGGATGGACGCCTTTGCGAATGTTTGGAGGGAGTTCCCTTAGTAGAACATCCGAACATGGTTCATATGGATATCTTGGAATGAAGATTCCTTTTGCTGAAATACAATCAGCAACAAACAATTTTGATAGAAATTTGATTATAGGCTCTGGTGGATTTGGTATGGTCTACAAAGGAGTACTCAGAGACAATGTAAAAGTTGCTGTCAAGAGAGGTATGCCAGGTTCAAGACAAGGCCTTCCAGAATTCCACACTGAAataacaattttatcaaaaattcGCCATCGACATCTTGTTTCACTGGTTGGTTTCTGTGAAGAAAATTCAGAAATGATACTTGTTTATGAGTATGTAGAAAAGGGTCCATTGAAAAAGCATTTATATGGTTCGTCACGGCAATCCCCTCTCTCTTGGAAGCAGCGGCTTGAGATATGCATTGGTTCAGCTAGAGGTCTGCACTATCTTCACACCGGTTTTGCTCAAGGAATCATCCACCGCGACATTAAATCGACAAACATATTGATCGATGAAGATAATGTAGCCAAGGTTGCTGATTTCGGTCTATCGAGATCAGGGCCGAGCCTCGATGAAACACATGTGAGTACCGGTGTGAAAGGTAGTTTTGGTTATCTTGATCCTGAGTATTACCGAAGGCAACAGCTTACGGATAAATCAGATGTGTATTCATTTGGTGTTGTGCTTTTTGAAGTTCTTTGTGGCAGACCTGCTGTTGATCCACAACTGACTAGGGAACAGGTGAATTTAGCTGAATGGGCGATTGAATGGCTGCAGAAGGGAATGCTGGATCATATTGTTGATCCTCATCTTGTTGGAGATATTAAACCAAGGTCATTGAAGAAATTTGGTGAGACAGCAGAGAAATGTTTGGCTGAATATGGTGTTGATAGACCAACTATGGGTGATGTCTTGTGGAATTTGGAATATGCACTTCAGCTCCAAGAAAGTGATCGCAGTGCTAGTGAAGCAGTTAATGAAACAACAACGATTGTTCCTGAAAATTCTACCAGTAGAATAGAGAGAAATTATGATAATGATTATTCAGACATAAGTACTAGCCGAGTGTTTTCACAGCTAATGAATAATGATGGCAGATGA
- the LOC11428143 gene encoding uncharacterized membrane protein YjcL encodes MASCILTLRSSPSSSSSSHSFSRVKPLLPKPKFNSRSSSSSTLTKFKSHNLGIKRNLVSTEAIGGKLNLNFPLISPNDEWGNWTALFAAAAFGIWSEKTEIGKTVSGAIVSILVCLAASNLGILSVNAPAYDLVLKFLLPLAIPLLLFRADLRRVISSTGTLLLPFLLGSVATTVGTVVAYLLVPMRSLGQDSWKIAAALMGRHIGGAVNYVAISDALGVPPSILAAGLAADNVICAVYFSTLFLLASKVPPESSASVNDDTMTTMSGSGDKLPVLQMATSLAVSFAMCKVANILTGHFGIQGGNLPLVTAIAVIFATVFPKPFASLAPSGEAMAVILIQVFFGVIGASGSIRSVMDTAPSIFLFSFVQITIHLALILGLGRLVRFDLKLLLIASNANVGGPTTACGMATAKGWKSLILPGILAGIFGIAIATFLGIGFGVKVLKYM; translated from the exons ATGGCTTCTTGCATTTTAACACTGAgatcttctccttcttcttcctcttcttcacaTTCATTTTCCCGCGTAAAACCGTTACTTCCGAAACCTAAATTCAATTCCcgttcatcatcttcttcaacatTAACCAAATTCAAGAGCCATAATCTCGGAATTAAACGTAATTTGGTTTCTACAGAAGCGATCGGTGGGAAGTTGAACTTGAATTTCCCTCTGATTTCTCCCAACGACGAATGGGGAAACTGGACGGCTTTATTCGCAGCTGCGGCTTTCGGAATCTGGTCGGAGAAGACGGAGATTGGGAAAACAGTGAGTGGAGCTATTGTGAGTATTTTGGTGTGTCTTGCTGCTAGTAATTTGGGGATTCTTTCTGTTAATGCTCCTGCTTATGACTTGGTTCTGAAGTTTCTTCTTCCTCTCGCCATTCCCTTGCTTCTCTTTAGGGCTGATCTTCGACGAGTTATAAGTTCCACTGGCACACTTCTCTTGCCTTTCTTGCTTGGTTCTG TTGCAACTACAGTCGGGACAGTAGTAGCATATCTACTTGTTCCAATGCGATCACTTGGTCAGGATAGTTGGAAGATAGCAGCTGCTCTCATGGGTAGACATATTGGTGGAG CTGTCAATTATGTTGCCATATCTGATGCTCTTGGTGTTCCCCCCTCAATTTTAGCTGCTGGCTTAGCTGCGGATAATGTTATTTGTGCAGTGTATTTTTCAACATTGTTTCTATTGGCCTCTAAAGTACCTCCGGAGTCCTCAGCTTCAGTAAATG atGATACAATGACTACCATGTCTGGGTCTGGTGATAAACTTCCAGTGCTACAAATGGCTACTTCACTTGCTGTGTCCTTTGCCATGTGCAAGGTTGCCAATATTCTTACAGGGCATTTTGGAATCCAAGGGGGTAATCTGCCATTGGTAACAGCAATTGCTGTAATATTTGCAACTGTATTTCCCAAACCATTTGCTTCTCTTGCACCCTCTGGTGAAGCTATGGCCGTGATTCTCATACAG GTATTCTTTGGGGTGATAGGTGCAAGTGGGAGCATAAGGAGTGTGATGGACACAGCACCAagtatttttctattttcttttgttcAGATAACAATTCATCTTGCTTTGATACTTGGACTGGGAAGACTTGTTCGCTTTGACTTGAAGTTGTTACTCATAGCATCAAATGCTAATGTTGGAGGCCCAACAACAGCATGTGGAATGGCAACAGCAAAAGGGTGGAAATCCCTCATTTTGCCTGGTATTCTTGCTGGTATATTTGGAATTGCCATTGCTACTTTTCTTGGAATCGGATTTGGTGTAAAAGTCTTGAAATACATGTAA